The Manihot esculenta cultivar AM560-2 chromosome 8, M.esculenta_v8, whole genome shotgun sequence genomic interval CCTCTACGACCACTTATCAGCTTAGTAAATTCTTGCCATGTGACTCAATCTTAGGGCGACATAccctaatttattttaaaacattattACGTGGCATCaatacatcataaaaatttataatttcaaaatagtatgtttctaaaaatttttcaaattaattttaagatatCACGTTTAtaactaattatttaaattttttaaataaattacaacaTACAATTTTTTGAATTCTAGTAAAacttacaatttaattttatttttttgaaattaaaaaatctagCCTTCATGTATTGGTACACGCATATAAAAATTGATCCTCcgtgtaattttattttctaaattactTATAGtttaggaaaaaataaaaatatcctttaccatatttaaaaaataaatatatattataattggaATATATACCATATTCAttatatgtaataaatattCATTGAATAAATGATGAAACAACTCATTTATTATTtgcataaaatataattttgaattaattatgcATTTGTCATATATCATATAATACATATATAGAagctaattttattaaattaaaattaaataaatttaaattaaaatataaaaataaaataaactcaaaATCAGAGATTATGGATAAATTAACCGAATCCAATATTTAAATGAGAGCAGTGCCTCAGGTTCAAGTACTTGTTgcaaattgaattaataaatttaaataataaagtttaaAGAATTATGTATGGTCCATTATCGCAATGCAAAATTAttgtcttatttaattttatttttttattttttagtatatataatatttatgttaaataaaaagtatatataatatttaagattGATGTATCCACCTGTTGATAATGACGTTAATCTTGTTTGGTTTGAGAATGGAGAATAAAGAAAATGGAAGGCGGAAAGACAGAGGAAAGGAAAGGATATTTGTTGAAAATATATTATTcgtatcataatttttatttatttatttattattttaaaattattagtaattttttattttttatattataataatatataaattaacaattataattttattttatttttaaatttttttaaaatttaatatttttaaaataatataattaaaaaattatataaaaaataaagtgaataacAATGATAAAATGGAGAGAGTATTATATTAGtgtattttatttctttaataatataattatgttgaatatatttattaatatatcactaacataatatcatatattccttttttaataattttttatcagtttatttttttacatatattaaaaaaataattttttattaatttttaattatatattttaaaaatattaaattttattaaatattaaaattataaaataaaaaaatatataattattttatctattaagcatatttgatttatttaatattgactggaattaatattcaaaatttcGGAGTTCACCAAAGGAGGTATGCTCTGTTGTCGAAGGTTACCCCACTTACCTTAGTGCCGGTGGAAGTTTGGAGAAATTATTAACTCACTTTGCAATTGTCATTTAGTCTTTTTCTCGTCTCCATCACAAAAGCACAAGGTCAAGCTTGCTTTGTGGTGTAAGATTAagcatataaaattatttgtcTAACCAAATCATTcacaaattaaatatgaaaaaaattatttaaaaaaaatataatataattttatttcagaacctgtgatttattttaaatttatattaaaataatatttcataatataaaTTCTACGAAATCTACAATTTACTAATAATACAATACCAAAAGTCTAAAATAACTATATATTTAAAGTGAAAATTGATGAaactatataatatttatttttgtgtttttttcaattaaatattcATCAAAATACAATCATTTTTCCTGCTATTAATTAACAAgctcaaaagaagaaaaaaatttcatttctcCGAGAAATCAGTTCGGGACATGGTAGAATTCATTGGAAGTAGAGTTATAGGAGTTTTACACCAGCTCCTTTAACAGAATCTATCACAGCTTTCACCTTTCCATGATATTTCTGTTCTCTTTTCAGGAAAACAGAAATAGCAGGGATGTCCTTGAGCAGCAGGCGTTCCCCTAGTATTTTCCCAATTTTGACAGCAGCTGCTATATCTCGAGTATTCTCCATGCTTGACCTCAAGGCCTTCTCCTGAGAACTTGCAGAACATGCTATTGTGGCAGTGGGTGAGTGGATAACTTGTGCACTCACATACTTGTCTGTGAGGTGCAGCTTCAGGACATATGGTTTCAGAAATTTTGTAACTCTTGGTGGCCACTTAACTGGTGGTGGAATAACCATTTCTGTCTGTTTGCAAGCTAATAGTCAATAAAATCACAAGTATAGATCTGAAATTCATGAATAATTCAAAAAGCAAAGGCAATGATTCTACAGGAAATGCAATGAATTTTCCACGTTTGCATTTGGATAAAAAAAAAGGTCAACTTGACATGTGAGTGGTTAAAATGGAGAACAGGATGAATCAAATACAGATATGTGTGGAAGGGAGATCTTAATCATACAGAAACCTTGCCTACGCGTGGAAGAAAAATCAACTGCTTAATAGGATGAATGACAAGAGTTTCAAACAAAAAGCAAACCATTTGAATTTTACAAATAAGTGTCTAGATGCCATCATTCAAGTGACAAAATTAAACCTCATTTGCAGGGAGTACATGCTGATTTTATCATccaaaacaccataaaacaagaGCGTGGAAAATCAAGCCTAAGCTCTTTCTGGTCCTACATGCAGTCGTAACATTTCAGTTCCCCATTGGCATAGCACTTCAACTGCCCAGTTGCATGTGTTAAACATTAACGAGATAATAAATAGCTTCCACTATTCCTTTCAATTGAGCAAACATAGCACATATCTACGTTAGTCTTTGGGTGCATCAACACACAAAGCAATGcaaaataaaattgcaaaattgAGGGGAACTCAAGATTTGGAAAAGGAAAACGAATAAGAAATGCTGGAATGGGTAAAATAATTTCATCTGAGGAAGAAAATAAAGTTTTGGAGGGTGCATATCTGTGATTAAGGTGGAAAAAGCAATCTATTACCATATAAATGGGCTATGCGGGCATGGATTCGGCTACCTCGTTTTTGGGATGGATCCAGCTTATTACATTCTAAAAACACTTCCTACACAGAGACAAATAAATAgaactacaacacaacaaggCTTTTCAAAGGATCAAATAGTCAAACCTACATAAGCAGCTAGGAAAAACTATTACTTCACTAGCTACCCAAATTAGGCACCTCTTTTAATATACTCAAAAGAGGTTGACAATATGTTCTTTCAAAAATTGACTATTTGTCAATCTATTAGAGGTGTTCCAGAAATTTCTGCGATTAAATAAATAGCTCTATGAACGAATGGATCGTATCGAATTGGAAAGTGGAAAGATTTATACAAATTATACCTTTCGTTGCCACTTTATGAAAAATCATTAGGTATAAATATGTTAGATACCTATGACTTGATTGGTGAAATAGTATCTCTCTCCAAAAAATGcatatttttttgtaatttaatttgtcAAACTCAGAGAAAAAGTATATCTAattgaaattcaattttttaaattggtgCGAGaccattaattataattaatttgttaaaatttataaagttctatgtaaaaaatttttagtaatttttttttcttttattctatGTAAAGGGAAGGTGTAAAATAGAATAGTATTTTTTACAAACATAATGAAAGGAAATACATCTATCCAAAAGGCACTAGTTAATGATTCTGAATAAAGGAACtaagataaataattatttattttattggaaTTGGATACAGAAAGCATTGATATTAATAGAAgaaataattagaaaataatatataaattaattttcttattttctatatttatatattattattattattattattattattattattattattattattattctataaTTTCTATTGAAAACAAGCAAGTATGCTAGAAGACACAAAAGTTGTGCTTCAATCAAACCGATTGGAAGAAAATGCATTCTGAATTGGTtaaaaaataacctaaacattcAGAAGCATAATCTTGTCCATGTTATGCCTGGTTAACATAGTCAAGGAAAAAAAAGTCAGATATGTTTGTTAGTTTAGTTGGATTAGTTTGTTAGCTGGTAAGTAATGGTTACTCATAATTGATAAATAAGAGAACTGAGTTGTAAGTGGAATATCGAAGATCAATCAATACAAATTGCATCTCTTCTTAGATTTCTTTTTtgcatcttctttttcttcttctcctttaatCACCTCTTTTAATATTTCTATTGAAATCAAACAAGTATGCTAGAAGACACAAAAGTTTCtgcgcatatatatatatatatatatataaagaggaGTAAAGATTGTACATAAATGAGAAAGAAGGACTGAAGAGCATTAGCAAAGATCTCCATTATATAGCAGAAACACCCAATTAGATTGGCCAGACCAATTACACTAAAGAAAAATACCAATGTGAAATTGATCATAAAACAGAATCAACAAATAGCATCAAGTTTAGTTCACAAACCCCTTAGAAGCTCAATGAAGCttcaaataaaaactaaatatttattcaatttcCTTTTGCATTTTCACAATTTCTCAGCAGAAAAAGTCAAGAAAATCCTTTGTTTAATAAAACCCAAATGTTTTCTCTCATAAACATATCATCGAACAAATGGTGAGTGACCATACTTACTCGATATAATATACAGTTATTAGTTTATTTCAGAGAGAGAAAATGCTGACCTGATGAGTACAGCTTCTAGTTCCGGGGAGAGAAAGGCAGGAGGAGAAACAAAGAGAAGGTGAGGAAAAGCCTTCAACACTTCTAACCGGTCACTGCGACTTGGATGGACGGATGAATCCTTTCCGTTAAATGGGCTGAACGCAATTCTTTCAGGACTTCAGTAGAATtctttaccaaaaaaaaaaaaaaacatttcaaTTCAACAGTTGGGAAGctttgtataaaaaaaaatatacataaagGTTAAatcacattttaatttttaaattttaatataatttataaaccaatttttatatttttaaaattaaatatttaaatctctctataagaacttattcaaattaaaaatttatcatctatttttactattaaaaatataaaaatatatttattatcttttaataaataaataatatttaaattcttaaattttaaaataattaataaatttttatatttttaaaaaatacacaattaaatttctttataatcaattcatctttattcattataatttaaatatttttattttttattttttatttgaaaaaatatttaaatttcattaacttatatttataataattaaatattaatttatatttataatatcttatttaattaatttttaaattttttattttttaattttcattcattaaaatattttaatatttataatttcaaactttcataaaatacttataactttaattatttctaattattaccgattaactttttaattaaattataaatttttataaaatgtattttaaaaaagttacactttaaaaaaattatatttttaaaaaaagtttaattattcattaatttctaattaatatttataataaatataaaaattataattttaaacgaATTAAATATacagaaatttaataatttaattttaaaaatataaaaactgataTATTAATTCTAGAAATTTAAGTGCATTCTATACCATATAAA includes:
- the LOC110620677 gene encoding 50S ribosomal protein L18 translates to MVIPPPVKWPPRVTKFLKPYVLKLHLTDKYVSAQVIHSPTATIACSASSQEKALRSSMENTRDIAAAVKIGKILGERLLLKDIPAISVFLKREQKYHGKVKAVIDSVKGAGVKLL